ATCCGTGGGACCGTGTCCGCGAGTTCAAAAAATACGTGAAGAAAACGCCTCTTAAGATGGTTCTTCGGGCACAGAACCTGGTCGGATACAAAGCTTATCCGGATGATATTGTAGAAAAGTTTGTAGAGACAGCGGCGGCAGCCGGTATTGATATTTTCCTGATCTTTGACGCGCTGCAGGATTTACGCAACTGTGAATCCGCTTTTCGCGCGGTAAAAAAAGCGGGAAAGAAAATAGAAGGTTCTGTACAATACAACGTCAGTCCTTTTCATACCACCGAGGTATTTGTTCAGAATGCTTTAGAGCAGGAAAAGATGGGGGCTTCCCTTATGCACGTTGAGGATATGGCCGGTCTGATGACCCCGCAGGCCGCCTACGAGCTGATATCTGCATTGAAAAAAGCTCTGAAAATACCGGTCCACCTACACTGCCACTGTACTGGGGGGATGGCTGAAATGGCATACTGGGAAGCGGTCCGGGCCGGGGTTGATGGTCTGGACGTGTGCGTTTCCGCTATGTCCATGGGACCGGCGCATCCTCCGATTGAAAGCTTTGCTGCTGCACTGAAAGGAACCAGCCGGGATCCCCAAATTGATGTCGGACAGTTTAAATCCATCAATGATGACTTTATGAAGCTTCGCAAGAAATACGCTGATTTTGAAACAAAACTTGTAGGTGTTGACGTTGGCTGCCTTCAGCATCAGGTACCAGGCGGCATG
This portion of the Clostridium sp. AN503 genome encodes:
- a CDS encoding pyruvate carboxylase subunit B, whose translation is MFWNKRSKLPDGIGAADFIGAGTPLKFNSVEFRDGQQSLFATRMTTADMVPLLTRMDQIGYDSMEMWGGATFDVAVRFLKEDPWDRVREFKKYVKKTPLKMVLRAQNLVGYKAYPDDIVEKFVETAAAAGIDIFLIFDALQDLRNCESAFRAVKKAGKKIEGSVQYNVSPFHTTEVFVQNALEQEKMGASLMHVEDMAGLMTPQAAYELISALKKALKIPVHLHCHCTGGMAEMAYWEAVRAGVDGLDVCVSAMSMGPAHPPIESFAAALKGTSRDPQIDVGQFKSINDDFMKLRKKYADFETKLVGVDVGCLQHQVPGGMLSNLESQLTAMKLYDRLPEVLEEVTRVRADMGYPPLATPSSQMCGAQATTNVLTGQRYMMVSKELKEYCRGMYGMPPGPISPELIEKALGDETSSFPRPGDMLQPGFEAAKAEISSLAQNDEDVLTYAMFPNYAPDFLKIKYGL